From Deinococcus aquaticus, one genomic window encodes:
- the typA gene encoding translational GTPase TypA, with amino-acid sequence MEYRNIAIIAHVDHGKTTLVDALLRQTLKLGHGEEITERAMDSNDLEKERGITILAKNTAVEYNGIKINIVDTPGHADFGGEVERVLGMVDGALVLVDAAEGPMPQTRFVLRKAIELGLKPIVVVNKIDRNDARPEEVVNLTFDLMAELGANDDQLDFPILYAVARDGKAYKELDKPQDDMHELFDMVLEHIPAPSVDVDAPFQMLVTNLDYNEYLGRIVLGRVKRGTVKKGEFVQLMHKDGTMTKSRIVQPFTHMGLRRIEADAVSAGDIVALAGIEDAQIGETVADLADPEALPIITVDEPTVSMIFQPNTSPFAGKDGKYVTSRHLNDRLKKEVMTNVSLKVEEIRPDEFKVSGRGELHLSILLETMRREGYEVQVGAPQVIIRDIDGEKHEPIEHLVLDMPENLSSAVIGVLGSRKGQMVNMEPMGTRVRVEFKIPSRALFGFRNQFLSMTQGEGIMSHIFDGYAPWAGEIKSRQNGSLVSMEDGPAFAYSIWKLQDRGSFFIDAGAEVYIGMIVGENAREQDMNVNVCKNKKLTNVRSSGADDALTLTPIRKLSLEDALEYISEDELVELTPHNIRLRKKVLNPSLRK; translated from the coding sequence ATGGAATACAGGAACATCGCGATCATTGCACACGTCGACCACGGTAAAACCACCCTCGTGGACGCCCTGCTGCGCCAGACCCTGAAGCTCGGCCACGGCGAGGAAATCACCGAACGCGCCATGGACAGCAACGACCTTGAAAAAGAGCGCGGCATCACCATCCTCGCGAAGAACACAGCCGTCGAGTACAACGGCATCAAGATCAACATCGTCGACACCCCCGGCCACGCCGACTTCGGTGGGGAAGTCGAGCGCGTCCTCGGCATGGTCGACGGCGCCCTGGTCCTCGTGGACGCCGCCGAAGGCCCCATGCCCCAGACCCGCTTCGTGCTGCGCAAGGCCATCGAACTGGGCCTCAAGCCCATCGTGGTCGTCAACAAGATCGACCGCAACGACGCCCGCCCGGAAGAAGTCGTCAACCTGACCTTCGACCTGATGGCCGAACTCGGCGCGAACGACGACCAGCTGGACTTCCCGATCCTGTACGCCGTGGCCCGCGACGGCAAGGCCTACAAGGAACTCGACAAGCCCCAGGACGACATGCACGAACTGTTCGACATGGTCCTCGAGCACATCCCCGCCCCCAGCGTCGACGTCGATGCCCCCTTCCAGATGCTGGTCACCAACCTCGACTACAACGAGTACCTGGGCCGCATCGTTCTGGGACGCGTCAAGCGCGGCACCGTCAAGAAGGGCGAATTCGTCCAGCTGATGCACAAAGACGGCACCATGACCAAGAGCCGCATCGTGCAGCCCTTCACGCACATGGGCCTGCGCCGCATCGAAGCCGACGCCGTCAGCGCCGGTGACATCGTCGCCCTGGCCGGCATCGAAGACGCACAGATCGGTGAAACCGTCGCCGACCTCGCCGACCCCGAAGCGCTGCCCATCATCACCGTCGACGAACCCACCGTCAGCATGATCTTCCAGCCGAACACCAGCCCCTTCGCGGGCAAGGACGGCAAGTACGTCACCAGCCGCCACCTGAACGACCGCCTGAAGAAAGAAGTCATGACCAACGTGTCCCTGAAAGTCGAGGAAATCCGCCCCGACGAGTTCAAGGTCTCCGGTCGCGGCGAACTGCACCTGAGCATCCTGCTCGAAACCATGCGCCGCGAAGGCTACGAAGTGCAGGTCGGCGCGCCCCAGGTCATCATCCGCGACATCGACGGCGAGAAGCACGAACCCATCGAGCACCTCGTCCTCGACATGCCCGAGAACCTCTCCAGCGCCGTCATCGGCGTGCTGGGCAGCCGCAAGGGCCAGATGGTCAACATGGAACCCATGGGCACCCGCGTGCGCGTGGAATTCAAGATCCCCAGCCGCGCCCTGTTCGGCTTCCGTAACCAGTTCCTGAGCATGACCCAGGGCGAAGGCATCATGAGCCACATCTTCGACGGGTACGCCCCCTGGGCCGGCGAGATCAAGAGCCGCCAGAACGGCAGCCTCGTCTCCATGGAAGACGGCCCCGCCTTCGCGTACTCCATCTGGAAACTCCAGGACCGCGGCTCCTTCTTCATCGACGCCGGCGCGGAAGTGTACATCGGCATGATCGTCGGTGAGAACGCCCGCGAGCAAGACATGAACGTGAACGTCTGCAAGAACAAGAAGCTCACGAACGTCCGCTCCAGCGGCGCCGACGACGCCCTGACCCTGACGCCCATCCGCAAACTGAGCCTCGAAGACGCCCTCGAATACATCAGCGAAGACGAACTCGTGGAACTCACCCCCCACAACATCCGCCTGCGCAAGAAAGTCCTGAACCCCAGCCTGCGCAAGTAA
- a CDS encoding class I SAM-dependent methyltransferase has protein sequence MSSSTPPGSGWIVPFYDLQDRLTGCYSAPPHATHVEAARRLREQYPQATRLLELGAGGGQFAVSAAAEGFAVTALELRAAGVSHMLRLAREQGVTLSAVQGDFYTATPGGPFDLVAYWDGFGIGSDDDQRRLLTRISGWLAPQGHALLDIYTPWYWASHAGYTRHTDTYTQVYGFDRAACRMTDTYVDPSGQRHSQSLRCYSPDDLRRLLAGTGLRLARAEPGGMFDTGTGTWHPQADWASCMTFQAVLVPE, from the coding sequence ATGTCCAGTTCAACGCCGCCCGGCTCCGGGTGGATCGTTCCCTTCTACGACCTTCAGGACCGCCTGACCGGGTGTTACTCTGCGCCGCCGCACGCGACACATGTCGAGGCGGCCCGGCGCCTGCGCGAGCAGTACCCGCAGGCGACCCGGCTGCTGGAACTCGGCGCCGGGGGCGGTCAGTTCGCCGTGAGCGCCGCCGCCGAGGGGTTCGCGGTCACGGCACTGGAGTTACGGGCTGCGGGGGTGAGCCACATGCTGCGGCTGGCGCGCGAGCAGGGCGTGACCCTGAGCGCCGTTCAGGGAGACTTCTACACGGCCACCCCGGGCGGTCCCTTTGATCTGGTCGCGTACTGGGACGGCTTCGGCATTGGCAGCGACGACGACCAGCGGCGACTGCTGACCCGGATCTCCGGCTGGCTGGCACCCCAGGGGCACGCGCTGCTGGACATCTACACCCCGTGGTACTGGGCCAGTCACGCCGGGTACACCCGCCACACCGACACCTACACGCAGGTGTACGGGTTTGACCGTGCAGCTTGCCGCATGACCGACACGTACGTGGACCCCAGCGGGCAGCGGCACAGCCAGTCGCTGCGCTGCTATTCCCCCGACGACCTGCGCCGACTGCTGGCGGGCACGGGGCTGCGTCTGGCGCGGGCCGAGCCGGGCGGGATGTTCGACACCGGCACCGGAACGTGGCACCCGCAGGCGGACTGGGCGTCGTGCATGACGTTTCAGGCGGTCCTCGTTCCAGAGTAG
- a CDS encoding GNAT family N-acetyltransferase gives MPDLPTVRPATRADVPAILEIYNHAVLHTTASYDLEPVSLESRLAWFDHKVQDGWPVLVTDRAGVVTGWATFGPFREKPGYRFTAEHSVYVREDCRGAGLGRALLLALIAQARERGLHSLIGGVDAGNAGSLAFHEGLGFGRVAHFRQVGFKFGRWLDLVFLQLPLTGDGAGAGVP, from the coding sequence ATGCCCGACCTACCCACTGTCCGCCCTGCCACCCGCGCGGACGTTCCGGCCATCCTGGAGATCTACAATCACGCGGTGCTGCACACGACGGCCAGTTACGACCTGGAGCCGGTGAGTCTGGAATCGAGGCTGGCGTGGTTTGATCACAAGGTGCAGGATGGCTGGCCGGTACTGGTGACGGACCGTGCCGGAGTGGTGACGGGCTGGGCTACGTTCGGGCCGTTCCGGGAGAAACCGGGGTACCGGTTCACGGCCGAGCATTCCGTGTACGTCCGGGAGGACTGCCGGGGCGCTGGTCTGGGCCGGGCGCTGCTGCTGGCGTTGATCGCGCAGGCGCGGGAGCGGGGGCTGCACTCGCTGATCGGCGGCGTGGATGCCGGGAACGCCGGGAGCCTAGCGTTCCATGAGGGGCTGGGTTTCGGGCGGGTGGCGCACTTCCGGCAGGTGGGGTTCAAGTTCGGGCGGTGGCTGGACCTGGTGTTCCTGCAACTTCCACTGACGGGCGACGGTGCGGGCGCGGGTGTACCCTGA